TAtcattacctttttttttctttaattaaaaccCTCGTTTACACTTGCTGAAACAGTGTTTCCTGTTACGACACTCAACTACCCGGTCtgaataattttcaattttggaaGAACTGAAAATGGGTTCAAACCTCCTGGACATAAATAAGGAtcacttgaaaaaaattattttgtaaactgatgattaaattgaatataaacatttaatttataataatatttttttttacatctcAATTCAGCTTTACCATATATTTATTCTAATTCACTAGTggttttttaattcttttattataatttataaactttgaAGACTCTCACCAATCTAATGGTCAAATCAACGCATTTTCCGGTTTGCACGTTCAACACGTGCTGGTTGTGTTTATCTATGTGTATAATTTGAATATGCaaagttatttatatatgaatgtgtaatattaaaatgtacataataatacatattttatgatattaaaatataatatataaatgataaaaaaaatgtatataaaaatatactatatattgaaacaaaatatttaactgATATAGTTTAATTATACGATTGATCAGTCCTTCCACCAAAATCCAGATGAGGTAATGATATTATGCCTAATCATATAATAACAGAGTCAATCAAAAGGATATGTTAACAAATTTAGGCACAGATGACTTTAAATATTATAGTTGACAGAGATTATGATACATATTTTGCTAACTTCTGAATAGATTTGTCAAATTGTATTAAagtgggcttgggccaaaacacaacaacaaactgagtatttctttctgcacccaCGTTTCTTTTCCTGATAAATGTCCTTCTGATTCAATTCATGTGCCAATGGTGGtctgattaaataattttactttgctTACACCTTATTAATTCTCAAACCCTTTTTTGGCATTTCAACAGTGTAAAAACTTATAATTCCTCACACTTCCTACTTcgtttccatttttttatagtaatatttggGTACTTAGTAAATTTTTACACGCATTTACattgattgttttattttttaatttctttttttcattataaatataaaaattatttcttttaatgattGAAATGTTTCTAAAAATAAAGGTTCAAATGGTGTAACTAATATAAaacccattttctttttcttttctataatataaatgtgaatttcttttgtcttgtggtttggtatttttttaggataatgatatttagacaactttttttgacaacatttgaacattgattacatgtcaatctgtgattggtcttaaattactccacaatcaataataataatcataaacattattatagAGTAATTtaggaccaatcacagattgacatgtaatcaatgttcaaatgttgtcaaaaaaatgttgtctaaatatcattatcttttttttatgtcatgTGGAGTATATTTACTAGTATTATTTGTGACACTGAAgataaaaacaaagtaaaaaaaaatattataatatgattggTGGCATTGAGTCGtggtaattttgtaataaaacaaatatatattatgacatattttaataaacttatcATAAATGTagcggtgacatttttgtaataaaagttACATGTATTATGATAAGTAAAAACCACTTATCATAATTGTGTAAagatcataaataatattttaatttgacgagggattaaattaaaaaatattgaaatttaaaaaaaaaaagtaaccgAATGTTACATAAAGGAACTATCATAAGTGAAAACCAAGATAGAACCTAAGGTGATATATAGTTGGATTTGACCTACGTTGTTCCCAATGACCAATCTAGTATGTTCTGCGGGGCTATGGAGATTGCACAATTAATTAAAGGGTTTAATTGCTTATTTGTTATTGATGTGTATTCGGAACATAATGTAACAGTCGTGATTTTTGACGacttcactttttttctttttgacttGCACATTTATGTAATTTGTGGGCAAATATGCCATACTCGTGTAAAAAAATCTCGAGACAACATTACGGACAATGCCCAAGGTTTTTCCATTGTAAACCACCATGAAAAGTTTTTCATCTCATCGCCTAAATCCTTCACTCACATCgcaaaaactatatattacaACTTTCAAGGGTTTGCACTTTCATACCCACCACCACCATGTTCATCAACAATGTCACCCGCACCCTGTCCCTGGTCTTCCATGACACCAACCTCACAATCTTCCCTACCACAAACTTCTTCGACACTACAAATTTTCTAAAGAAAGAGCTTCATAAGCTCTTCCAAATTTTCTTTAGCTTTCAAACTTTACTTTTCCTCATATAGTCCCAGTTCTTGTTCCTCTAATGTTGCAACTATTGGATCTCCACCATGTTGTTTCCTATCACCCACCACATCTTTTATATCTTTATGCACAATTCAGGACGTGTAATCTAGAACTTAAGGTTATCATTGTTGTTAAGGGAGTCAGACCTTGAGGCCTTCTTACCACGATCCTGGTAAAAACGCTTCATAATGGTTCCCAAGAGGGCACATGGTGTTGATGTTGACGAAGACCTTAGAAGAAAGGTGAACATTGTAGTATTTGGTTTTAGAGTCATTATTCTCGTTAACGGACCTAATGGTGAAGATGAACAATGGCGTTTTCGGGAACAACACACACTCAACCACAAGAATAACGCGATTAGACCACTGGTTATAAGGAAGGTGATGCAACTTGTGCAATAGCTATCCTACGCCACAACTTAAGCCTGTGGTTATACGACCTTTTTGTATAACTTCCAAAGCAACAAGAACAATTCTCGACACGCGTTTTCTCCGTGACAGAGCAACATTTCCTTTATCATGCCTTTGTTGCAGAGAAACaaggaaaaatagaaagaaaaatgttcatGAATCCTCAATTGTGCTGGTCCTTCACATGCAAGGTTTACTGCATCCTAACCTTTCAAAAGAGAGATATTTCACAAAGAATTATTGATCATATCTTTAGTTAGAGTCGAGGAATCTTTCACTGTcgtatgataaaataataagtggATGATGTCATTTTGCTTCACTTAGGATGATGACACAATCATTGTGGTATGCTTTGCATAAAAATCATTGCATGTTGAAGATAttattggaagtctcacatcgactaaagataaaacaatttcataatatataagtgtgtTTAAACCTCGCCTTATAAGCTAGTTTTGTCAAGTCGAGTTAGACTTACAGTCaatttcttaacatggtatcaaagatATGAATTAAAGTTTATCCtctagagatttattatttgtttggtttATTGTGTCACCTCTTATCAAGTCGTTATTGAACTATCTATTAAAGTCGTTATTGAACTTTGATACCAGGGTACTTTCCGTAAGAAGTTATATactgaaaaacatttttctggTGTGGTTGATGGCTTTCTAAAATAAAGTCTCTCGAGTGAAGTAAAAAATGAGGAAAGTTACGAAATATAATTGCAAAAGAGGAAAGGCATATATTGGAATACACATTCGAAAAAGttattccaaaaataaataaaaaattagaacaaagcttttgaaagatatttttagtttttggattGGATGTATTTCATGGATTAGGAAATATCGTTTGAAAACTACAATccagaaaaatattaaaaataaggaaatgtataaatttttattatattttactttgagAAGTACCACTTTATGGTGGTGCAGAAAGAAAAGCAGGTGGGTGCACTAAGAAACACCCCAACAAACTTTGCTACTCCTGATTTCAAACATTGGTAATTCCCAATCCTTAACCACTTAGGGTTTATGTTGCAAGCTGATCGAATCTGATGGTGagtcttctttttcatttttttcaattctttgcAAGTGTTTGTATTCTTATGGATACAacttaagttttaattttcttggggtttcttgaatttgaatttcCAAATTGTTTGTGTATTTGTGAAATTGAAACCTAATTTTACTTTAGATTatgaaactaaattttaaaagtttaaaaaataataagagttATATACCACATGAAAAAGTTAAAGACTTGAAATTATAGACGATGAATTAGTTGGGTTCCTCAATTGATTGTAAAAACTAAAAGGTAAAGAATTTTCCAtgaatattaatgtttttaatgatttgtGACTGTAGcagttataaatatttaaaaaactttaacttaataattatttgttagtTAATTATTCTTTGATAGAAtgttaatcatattttaaagtGAATTTATCAAATAACACTTTGTTTTATGTAatcattataatattgtttgtttctataatttaaataattatatcagttaaaaattttattaagtatttaatgtttttcataaaatagtTAGCCTCCATCTGCATCATATCAACACATCTTAAAAGTTATGCAATCAAAAGTTTCAAACCAGAATGTATTCATAATCATAGCTTCATTTTGCATGTCAACTTTATTTAGTGAAAATTTTTCATTAGAATGAGATATTCAAAATCTGAAATTAATAactgtatttgaattgattttgatattttgtgtAGTTACCCTACTAGAAGGTTGTATTCCTCAATATACCCTAAATTTGTGAAGAACTTGGAACTTTagataaataagaaagtatAAAACTCTTTTCATTTTTAGCAGGTTGGAGACAAATAGCAAAGTTCTTCGTTTAGTTTAAGAGATTTCAACAAAATCCAAATTCTGGTGTTACAGTGGCGGTGGGTGTAAGAATGGGGAACAGACGCTTCACTCAGGTCGCAACCAGCGACGAGGAGGACGAATCGCCGCCTCCGAAGCAGCAATCCACCGACAGTGTCTCCGAGAACCGGTTGAAGCAGCAGCGCAAGAGGAAGAGGATGAAGCTCcaggaagaagaggaggaagaggaggaagtGGAGAAGGAGAgcgaaaaagagaaagaggaagataagaataagaagagaaagatcAGAGACAAGCAGGACGGAAGAtctaaggaagaagaggaaccGCCGCAGGAAGATGCCAAACCTATCGGCGAACCAATTAGGGTTTCTGGAAAGGGGAGAGGCCGGAAAAAGCATTTTGATTCTTTTGAGTACGACGGAAACCAATACACGCTGGTATTAACTTTTTCTCACTAGGAATTTGATTTGAATGCGtggtttcaaattattttttctgcTGCTAGGGCTCACGTGTATGATTGTGGTATGGAAAATAATCAATGGACACTTTAAGGCTAGACGACACTTAGAGTGAgaagagaggaaagagaaaTAAGTGGTGTCTATATATCATCATCCTTGTGTTATTTCTAAGTAATTTCTGCAACTTGAATCAAGTAACTACAACAGTAGTTGTCACTAGCagtgaaaaaaattagttaatgcTTGATTCTAAATCCAGTGGCAGTGTAATTTACATAATCTTTCCAAAAGCCCACTCTTCCTATTTTCTGGCAACAGAGTGAGAAGTGCAGTTTGACGTTTCAGCTATGAAGATGGTTTGCGCATTGTTTTTGAGGTTGATGGTTGATCTGTGAAAGTGGGTGCTGAAGACATTGTAAGATAAGAAATGTGTTGTAttcttgtgttttaatatcGCTTTTTCTGCAGGAAGATCCTATACTTCTCACACCTGAAGACAAAGACCAAAAGCCTTATGTGGCAATTATTAAGGTAACTTTCTTGTCAAATATATACTTTTGCTTTCAGATTACAATATTTTTCGAATGTCTGGGAACATTAAGATGTTATGACATTTGGCAATCTGCCTTGACATAATGTACTGGATTTTggtgatcatcatcatcagggTATGTCACCATACATTGGCGAAAATGTAATAAATTCTATCAGTAGTACATGGAATACAAATAACAATTTCCTGCTCATTAATAATacattcatgtttttttattatgtgtataatatcatatttttgcCTTCCCATTTTGTTCCCTTATTGGAAATTCCAGGCTTGTGCTGGAGTTAGCACATTGTGTCacctttttattttgagttttggtAACTAGTTTACCAATTTTTTTCCATGTTGTATGCATTGAATCTTGCTTAGAAGTTGAGCTGCATTGATGTTTTTTGGTCTGGTAATCCCATTGATTTTTGTCCTCTGTCTTGTGGGAGAGGAGAGGATGGTGTTATCTTTTCCTTTCTAAAAAATGtagttatagattttttttttctctcttaaccTTCTAATTTAGGGGTTGCTTTTTCAGGACATTACGCAATCCATAAATGGCAGCATGATGGTCACAGGCCAGTGGTTCTATCGACCTGAAGAAGCTGAAAGGAAAGGTGGGGGAAGCTGGCAATCACGTGATACAAGGGAGCTGTTTTATAGTTTCCACCGTGATGATGTACCTGCAGAATCTGTTATGCATAAGTGTGTGGTGCATTTTGTTCCCATACACAAACAGCTTCCAATTCGTAAGCTGCACCCTGGGTTTATTGTGCAAAAGGTGTATGACACAGTAGAAAGGAAACTCTGGAAGCTAACTGATAAGGACTATGAGGACAATAAACAGCAAGAAATTGATGAACTTGTTCAGAAAACTCTTCAACGTTTGGGTGAACTACATGATATTGAGCCTGAAGAACCTGTTGCTGAACAGGAAGAtctgatgaaaaataaaagaatcttGAGGAAAAAGAGCATTTCACCTCTCGATGTTTCAAAAGAGGAGGAAACATCTCGTAAGAGTGACCAATCTCTGAAACCTGAAACACCGGGGAGTTGTGCAAATAATGGTTCAGAACATTATCGTATACTAGTGGATTTTAATGCTCTAACTGGAGATACCCATCGTGACAAGTGTTTGGAGAAGTTGCTTCAAAGTGTTCAATTCATATTTAACTCTGATGACAGCACAAAGAAGGAAGACAAAGTAAATGACAATTCTGATGCAATCAACAATGGAAACAATGACAAAAGTTCAGAAGTAGCAAATGAATGTAAAGACAAGGCTCAACAGGTACATGGTGAATTGCTAAATTGTTTTGGTGGTGATTTCTTGTGTGGGATTGCTTGTTTTCTCATGTCCTTCTTTTTATTCCCCTTTTCTTTGAGGCTAGTCGAGGGTTATAAGGATTCCagcatttactttttttttttttttcactctacAGAGTTCCAAGTCTTTTATCTGGCCAGATGTTGCGGTACCAGCTGTAGTTGCTCTAGAAAAAGCATCGCATGAAACCTTTTCATCAGATTATCAGAAGTATAATCAAAAGCTACGGCAATTAGTATTTAATCTCAAGGTTAGAAGCTTCTCTTGCGATATGGATTGTTAACttgaaatgtttttaaatgatgcacttaaatgattaaaaaaattatattgctGCTAcattattggatttttttttccttttatgaatattttgattatagtatttattaaaaaataatttctaagaTATAGAATGTGTGATAGAATGTTGGCAATCTTTTCTTTGTCATATATTCCTCATGCTATCACTGATGAGTTATGattgtaattttgaaattggaaatATGTTTAAACTgcttttagtttctctttttttctttttgttgtaattaacatattttcatatttgtaatTCTGTCCAGTAAAATTATTTCTGTTGCGATGTTATTTTTCCCAGTTTTCAATTACACAAAGTTTAGTTTAGGAAGATGTTTGGATTGAAAGAAGGAGATGCAATCATATTCCATGGTTTGGATTGTGGAAAAAAGGGTAGCATGGCATGGAACCCAATAAAACTCTTTCCATGAAATTCCACTACATACCTTCATCACCCCCTTACCCACCAAATTTTGGGTGGTATGGGAGGGAAGTGGGAACATGTTATATCTTTTTTGGTTTGATTATAAAATTCCATTGTTGCCCTACCAATGCATCTCTTCCTTTTCTCCACACTGCTCAGCGGCTGCAAACTTCTTCTCTCCATTATTAGAGCTCATCAGCACCCTGGATGTTATAATACTCCCTTACTTTTACTTAAATCTCACGGgtcatatttaaaagttttttttttttttttcttcataatagTGTGGAGTTGTAGCATGAAATTAGGCTTGCTGAGCAAGCTTTGGGAAGGCTCTTTATAGTATAATCCCATAAATTGTtctattatctattttttattaaaaaacttattccCTTTTCTGTATAAGCCCGCTAAATTTCATGCCAAAACCTTTTTTGGGTAGATACCATTTGCTATTAGTTTTACACTTCTGGGGGTTAATTTCTGGaataagttataattttaaCAGTTCTGGAAGTTAGTTTCTGGAATATATTATCACAGTTTGGATATTAATTTCTGGAACACCTACTCATTACCAGAATAAATTTCAGAAATTATATTCCTGAAACAGggtattttggaaaaaataaaaaaacatattgaagGTGGATGCGTAAGTCGTTTGCAATTCCCTTTTACTAAAATGAATTTTGGAAAACTTCTATAAGTAACTTACTGTGATGAAAGACCTAGAACAGATCAAGGAAGTGGGCTAAGTAAGTGGAGGGATGCTTACCTCCCTCCTCTATCTCTTCACCTTAAAATAGCTTTTAAACGCTCATTGCATATACTAGATGTTTGGAAAAATGATGGAAGTTAAaagtcaaattttttaatgtgataGTAATGTGAACAACTgaattgtataaattaaatatattgtcTTTAATCCTGAAACTACCTTTCTTTCcgaatttttataaataatttatcaagaaaacaaaaatatactaaattagTTATTTGGTCTGAGTAAAGGCATAGTGAATCTGTTTTGGGCACACTTTCTACTATTGTGAGCTTACAAGAATTCCAttcaaattttgttgatttttgtatTTGAGCAGGATTGTTTAATTGAAACAAAGTATActaaattacttataatatgCTTATTTGCAGTATGTATTCTTAtaatggagaaagaaaagaaaaatatggcTTGCCAAACAAtagttatattttgttaattaatacTAGTATACAGAGGGAGAGGGAAAAGAGGGGTCAAAGAATAGAAGGGTCTGAATAAATCAGGCGTGTTGTGtatgaaagaaatataaaagtgG
This genomic stretch from Vigna radiata var. radiata cultivar VC1973A chromosome 7, Vradiata_ver6, whole genome shotgun sequence harbors:
- the LOC106769238 gene encoding ABC transporter F family member 4 → MGNRRFTQVATSDEEDESPPPKQQSTDSVSENRLKQQRKRKRMKLQEEEEEEEEVEKESEKEKEEDKNKKRKIRDKQDGRSKEEEEPPQEDAKPIGEPIRVSGKGRGRKKHFDSFEYDGNQYTLEDPILLTPEDKDQKPYVAIIKDITQSINGSMMVTGQWFYRPEEAERKGGGSWQSRDTRELFYSFHRDDVPAESVMHKCVVHFVPIHKQLPIRKLHPGFIVQKVYDTVERKLWKLTDKDYEDNKQQEIDELVQKTLQRLGELHDIEPEEPVAEQEDLMKNKRILRKKSISPLDVSKEEETSRKSDQSLKPETPGSCANNGSEHYRILVDFNALTGDTHRDKCLEKLLQSVQFIFNSDDSTKKEDKVNDNSDAINNGNNDKSSEVANECKDKAQQSSKSFIWPDVAVPAVVALEKASHETFSSDYQKYNQKLRQLVFNLKNNAILARRLLNGELEPSKILNMTPNELKEGLTAEETNKKEPDESQQMQMTGARCRRCSECKVGLRDIIHAGHGDRYQLECIACGHSWFASRDEVSDLTIDASNSKRSVGTAPWATAKFEDVEKKLVSPRESEKNDIFKKTSEAYMPVLDSQKSFGKSRKDENVQASKQVE